GGACTATTGAGAATGAGATCCACCCTTTGTGTATTCTATCTTGACAACAAAGAAATAACAGAATAGTTAAAAAGAACAGCTAGTTAAGAGGATGATTGTCCCCAAGTGTTGATTCAGGACCAGTTTTAGTTGCAGCTCTTCGGGTCAATATTAGGACTGAGAACTTGATCCTAGACTTGCCCTTTGTGTCATAGGATCTCAGCCTGTGGGGTTGTTGGTAAATATGTGAATCCATTGTGACAAGGGATGCACTGACTGAGTGGATTAGCACTATTTTGTAACATTttaaaactcaaacaggaagttcaGTATGAGCTGTTGGGTTTGCAGGATTATGCAACAATTTGGAACCCACACTCGCTCTAGTTGCATTACGAGACTGATTATGCTTAAGGAAACAATTTTATTAGGCTAAAGGTCCATTGTGTTTGATTACCTTTACCCTCACAGAACAGACATTCCTTACTATGGATTGTTTATGTTAACATTGCAGTACTCAGTGATGGGAGTGTATCCTCGATTTTAAAATGATTCCATATTTCATGATGTTGCTGAGTCCATAGAACCTGGAAGCATGTCTGGGTTTTACACTGACTACTTCCCCTACCCCTGGCATTAATCTTTTTTCCCCTTAAAGGTTGGGACTTAAGGGAgatgaagctgatcctagatctgttttAAAGGGAAACTTCTGCCTGCATCATACCAGAGATTTGAGCTTTGTAGGTGGCTGCTATAAGACCAGACAAGTACACTTGTGTCAAGGGATTCAAGTTCACTCATCTAGCTTTTTATAGACCGGACTCTGAGTGTGTGAATCAGTGTGTCTTGCATAGCATACGAACCaccaagacacacacactgagtggaCTTCCCAAGCTTTCCCCACACTAGGATTTTCCACTTCCTCAAATGGCCCCATATAACTTAGCCAGTCATGTGCCACAGTCATGTGATGCCTCATGCATATATTCCTAGTCTCTATGCCAAAATCACAATGGAAGTGATTGAATGGTGAATTATTAATCAGTCTATTTTTTTCCTGTATCAGTGTTTTTTAGCCTGTTTTACAAGACAAGTTTTAACCTGTCGTAATCCAAAGGGAATTGAACATTCAAGTTAAGATCAAGAGATGAAGAGAAGATGGTCTTACATCTGAAGAATGCATATAAATGCTTACTAAGTCTGTCCTGTCCACTGGTGAGAACTGGAGGTCATCCTGAGCCATTGTTGTCTGTATCCTGCAGCTACAGACTAGACCTGTTGGGGGGGCTATTTCTACACAGATGACCCGTCTAGCATGGAGGAAAATACTCTATCTGTGGTAAGGACAAAAGGGTGGTAAGGACAAAAGGGCACTGAAGCAGgaatggtgtgtctgtgtgtctatacAGAGAGTGAGTGATGGGGGTTGTTCAATCTCCGTAGTATAGATGCAGGAGTATCAGGAAGCATCAGCCCCCTGTGTTAGAGCACCTGCAGTTTTCTGCCTGTATGGATGACATTAAGTCACGACAGATTGTGTGTGTGAAAAAAACAAAGAAAGGGAAGCATAGGCTATTATGCAGCATTTGAGAGAGAAACATACAGACAGTGGGAAAGAGAGAAGCATAGCCTTCACATAAGGTGTAAAAGAGAGTGGGAAGTAGAGAAGAGCACAGAGATAGTGATGCTTGCCTGGGATCTCCCCTCTGTTAGCGTACTGCGTCATACCCAGTGATAATTGACCAGGGATGAAgtacagagggagaggggaggtgtgTCCTATTTCTCACTTTTGATGCTGGTAAGTCGTGCGTCTTTATGTTGGGCTGTAGTCTCTGGGATATCATCATGGTTGCAGATTGGGTAAGGGGTGATATTGCCATGATAACAGACCGACTGGGATCTGTATGTGCAGACCAATGTTTCCCAAAGTCTGGCGtcaggaccccaaggggtgcagatttagttttttgccctagcactacacagctgattcaaaaaaattactagggcaaaaaccaaaacgtgcaccctttGGGGTCCTGAAGACCTAGTTTGGGAAACTCGGGTGCAGACTGTTTATGATAGTGTGCTATATATGCAAGTCTCTCAATTGCAGCAAGCTTAATTTTAAGCCTATGTGTGGTAGGGGATTTTTCTGTGTGTAATCATATGGTTTAGTTATGGTCCTACTCTTGTAGTGTGTATtcttacaggctttggttttagATTTTGAGGCTGGTTCTATTTAGGTGTGGAAGAGCACTGATTGGAATCATCCTCAGGATGTGTTGCACCGGTCACCTTATTAGTTGAGGTGATTTTtaagggtgggtataatttgtggaacattccaacaggaatctgttccaagGACTTTGTAAGGTACAAGCAACACATACAAAGGTGCATGATCAATTCATCTAGCTGccgaataggcatcaactcaccacgtagcttattcttaatgtttgtccataagCTACAAGAGAAATTTTTCGGAAATACGTGGTGAGTGAAAACTTAATGAAATTGCCCACTCCCTACTCGGTAtcttggccgtgctgctgctccagtttcaactgttctgcctgcggctatggaaccctgacctgttcactgtgatcactattatttgaccatgctggtcatttatgaacatttgaacatcttggcaatgttctgttataatctccacccggcacagccagaagactggccacccctcatagcctggttcctctctaggtttcttcctaggttttggcatttctagggagtttttcctagccaccgtgcttctacacctgcattgcttgttgtttggggttttaggctgggtttctgtacagcactttgatatatcagctgaagggctatataaatacttTTGATTTGTTATCTTATTCGGCCACTATacaactttgtatgcgttgtCTGTTGGCAATCTTGTTATTTACGAAGTTTtaggaacagattcctgttggaacgttccacaaattctACCCGCCCATATTTAAGAACTGAAGAGCAAATGCTCCAGTTGGCATGAGAGATGTTGGAAGAGCTAGACTGCTGTTTATCTCTTTAAGGTTGTGAATACAAAGCCTTTTATTTTGTCTCCCTGTTTGATTTGGTTCATGGTTATTTTCACTCCCTAACCAAGTTGGTGTGGGTTTTAGTTGTGGATAGTGAGGAGGAaacaaagcttcctgaagcattgagGTTTTCCAGCCAATTGAGGGTCATGGTGGATGtgtcataaaacctagcagtcaaacactgaaatggttccaatagttttttttctctccattttaTCCATtgtggattttagaaacacttcaaataagggctgtgttttgatAACTGTAAATCTCTCTTGGACAATGTGACATCAGTATATTCTGTTTTATTTACACTCAGATTTGAAAATGTTGTTGGCAtaaaagtagacatcatgcaagactacaaatccctgcacgtcatctctagttGACACCTTTGCTGTCAGCTACAAGCTACCTTGCTCCAAAATaaaagataataataataatttattgttCCATATTTTAACTAATATTTGTCTTATTTATGCACTTGGTGTTATTGTACAGAATACGATCCTAGTAGCCGTCATATTTATTGGTATACAGTCAAACAAAGCACTGCAACATCTTGGACATTttccttacaagccagaatgttgaataaaattccATTTGCAGTTGCTCTGCCGGTTGTCTGTACGGTTGGTGATTCATTAGGCTGAAATTAAGACAATCCACGGGAAAGTATTGTTTACCTGATTTAAGAGCACAGGTACTGAAGCAGAAATGAATCACCTGGCACATGCTCAAAACCATGCAAACGCCTGTTAGTATGCGTGCAGGTACTTCTGTCTTGTGCACGTCCCTTTGGTCATGAGCAGACACACCTTAattgccacacacacagacccgcgTTTGAAGtctatttgtttaatactttcctgtggatattttgtctcaaatttcAACCAGCTGAAGGACCAACACCATGGACAATCTGTAGTTTGTAATATATAATATAGtttcaaatataattttatttaacATTTGTGACGCAAAAGGGACGTTTAGGTTCTTTCTATGTAAATGTACACAATTGAAGGCACTGTCATGTTTCGTGACTAGATGGATGTATAGGGAGTTGGATGAGAAGCCCATTGACCTTCTAATGACTGGGTCAATAGTGTCCCAGCCATGACTGTAACCCACTATGGTCTGGACTGGGATGCAGTCAACCATAAAAACACAAATCAATCCACTTGTATATACAGAGTGTAACCGTTCTAAAAGGAGCGCTAGCACTGTGGCGTTCCGTGTTCCAAGTAACCAGAAGCATTCTTCAACTGTGCACCATTCTTCCCAGATTAAAGTAACTGGGTGAGACtctttatttttttctctccatcttcctttatcgccctcattcactcactcaattATTCTTTCTCTCCCGCAGATCTAGCCTGTCGGGATGGACCTGTCTAAACTGCCTAAGATCcgggatgaggagaaggagagcGAGTTTGGATACGTCCATGGAGTATCTGGTCCAGGTCACTATCACTCACATTTATCTGTCACCAGTACCTCTGTTTAGCCTTCAAAGGTTTTAGCTGATGAAGAGCCCCATCTATATCTGTTGTAGTAGGCTAGGCTGTTTCCACCAATATTGCTTACACTAATCTGGGGGTTAAGTTTGGActagacatcacatctgtctctctTGCATGTGTCTGGTGTTTACCTGCtgtgtgacctctgacctgtgtTCCCTGGCTGTGCTGTAGTGGTGACGGCCACTGCCATGGCGGGAGCGGCCATGTATGAGCTGGTGAGAGTGGGCCACAGTGAGCTGGTGGGAGAGATCATCAGGCTGGAGGGAGACATGGCCACCATCCAGGTCTACGAAGAGACATGTATCCTAACGGGTTATACTGCACTTGACTGTGCctgtgtcccaaaatggcaccctattccgtacgTAGTTCACTACTGTAAAAGGagcagggtgtcatttgggattaaATTTTTACTGTACCTGACTCTCTATATACTCCCTTTAGATAGGTAGGGGTGTGTGTACACACCTACTGTATCTGTACATGATCACACATGTTTTCATTACTGAAAATATTTCTctggtacatacagtgccttgcaaaagtattcatcccccttggtgtttttcctattttgttgcattacaacctgtaatttaaatagatttttatttggatttcatgtaatggactgacacaaaatagtccaaattgttgaagtgaaatgaagaaaattacttgtttctaaaaagtaaaaaacagaaaagtggtgcgtgcgtaTCTATTCACCCTTTTGATATGAAGCCCCTGaaaaagatctggtgcaaccaattaccttcagaagtcccataattagttagattgcacacaggtggactttatttaagtgtcacatgatctcagtgtatatcTATATAATCACACACACGGCTGTTCTGAaagaccccagagtctgcaacaccactaagcaagaaacaccaccaagcaagtggacCAAGGAGCTCCCCAAACAGGTTggggagaagtacagatcagggttgggttataaaaaatatctgaaactttgaacatcccacagagcaccattaaatccattattaaaaaatggaaagaatatggcaccagaacaaacctgccaagagagggctgcccaccaaaactcacggaccaggcaaggagggcattaatcagagaggcaacaaagagaccaaagataactctgaaggagctgcaaagctccacagtggaggttggagtatctgtccataggtctgctttaagctgtacactccacagagctgggctttacggaagagtggccagaaaaaaagccattgcttaaagaaaaaaataagcaaccaCGTTTGGTATCTGCcagaaggcatgtgggagactccccaaatatatgGAAGATGGtagtctggtcagatgagacacaaATGAAGCTTTTTGGCAATCAAGGAaaactatgtctggcgcaaacccaacacctctcatcaccctgagaacaacatttccacagtgaagcatggtggtggcagcatcatgctgtggggatgtttttcatcagcagtaACTGGGAAACTGGTCTGCATTGAAGGAATGAtagatggtgctaaatacagggaaagtcttgaggaaaacctgtttcagtcttccagagatttgagactgggacagaggttcaccttccagcaggacaatgaccctaagcatactgctaaagcaacactcgagtggtttaaggggaaacatttaaatgtcttggaatggcctagtcaaagcccagatctcaatccaatttagAATCTGTGGTATaccttaaagattgctgtacaccagcggaacccatccaacttgaaggagctggagcaggtttgccttgaagaatgggcaaaaatcccagtggctagatgtgccaagcttatggaaacataccccaagagacttgaagctgtaattgctgcaaaagttgGCTCTACAAATTATTATTTCTTTTttctttcacaataaaaaatattttgcgttttcaaagtggtaggcatgttgtgtaaatcaaatgatacaaccccccccccaaaatcaaaTTTAATTCCAGcttgtaaagcaacaaaataggaaaaatgccaagggggtgaatactttcgcaagccactgtacacgcGGGCCATGTCCAGATACCCATACTAGTGTACTGCATACTATTTAGCACATACCGTTTAGTTAAAAATATGCAGTATGCCACGGCTGCAACGCAGTAGCGGCTGAGTAGGTTGGGGGGGCCGAGTGCAGGTGGATTTTTCCAAATTCAACAGACATGCATCCCATTAAGTAGCCTGGAAGTATCTCATTACCAATTTAATTAATATCTTTAATCTCTGAATGGAGTTATAAGCCTACTCAGACTGGTTATAGGCAGACCATCACATTAAACCTATACTGTAGAGTCTACAGTATAGGTTTAATGTGATGGTCTGCCTATAAACAGTGTAGACCATATAACCCATCTATCCTATTTAAAAAGGACTGaagacagaaacagatcatttggTTCCATTTAAACATATTTATTAGTGAAACCAAAGTGCTGTAACATAAATTCAATTAAATAGCCTAGTACACACACCAACACTtttcaaatgttcaaatcaaaaggctatTGCACAGAAAAATGTTGACAATCAGGTGCATGGCAAATTCAGAACCGCTGGACAGCAACATAAAAATAAAGCACTCATCATTGGGAACGAGATCAAAATGACTGCCAAGGCTTGATCCATTAACACATGGTGTGTTCCTGAGCATTGTCACAGCGGGCGTGTCTGTTGGGGACCCAGTGCTGCGGACAGGAAAGCCTCTGTCTGTGGAGCTGGGCCCAGGCATCATGGGCTCCATCTTTGACGGTATCCAGCGCCCCCTAAAGGACATCAACGACCTAACACAGAGCATCTACATCCCCCGCGGAGTCAACATCGGAGCCCTCAACCGAGACCTGAAATGGGAGTTCTCCCCCGTCAAGAGCTTACGGGTGGGTGTCTCCTACTACTCTATGTCAATGTTTTAATAAAAGTGTTGTGTGGTTTACTAAGTGTGCTACATTATACACAGTTTGAAGTGACCCTAGAGCACTGTTTCCCAAACTTAGTCCTGGGGCCCACCTGGGttcacattttggtttttgcccaagcactacacagctgattcaaataactcatcatcaagctttgattatttgaatccactgtgtagtgctggggggcaaaaaccaaaacgtgcacccacgTGGGGCCCCCTGACCCGAGTTTGGGGAAACCCTGCCTTAAAGCACATACTGAACTGAACAACAAAAACGTTGAATTGTTCAGTATTAACCCCTCAtcaccgctctctctttcttagGTGGGCAGTCACATCACAGGGGGTGATATCTATGGGATGGTGTTTGAGAACTCCCTCATCAAGCACAAGATCATGCTGCccccgaggaacagaggaaccGTCACATATGTGGCTCCCCCCGGAAACTATGACGTCTCGGTTAGTCCCACCTCCCTAGTCTCAATCCATAGTAATGCATGTGTGGAAATTGGTGTATTTGGACTAAGGGTTTGGTGTGTGTTTCAGGACGTGGTGTTGGAGCTGGAGTTTGAGGGTATGAAGGAGAAGTTCACCATGGTCCAGGTCTGGCCAGTGCGACAGATTCGCCCGGTCACAGAGAAGTTACCGGCCAATCACCCACTGCTGACCGGACAGAGAGTACTGGACGCTCTCTTCCCGTGAGTCCCCTCTCTCTTACTCCACCTTTCCCTCTTTTTCTGTCACCTTACTCCATCTCTGCTTCTGGGAAACTCTCTCaccactctccctctccaccttttCCTCGTTCTCCATCTCTGCTTCAAGGACACTATCAGAATATCCTTTCTTATCTGTCTTTGCTATTCTGCTTCAAGGAAACTCAATTACTACTTAACTGTTTCTGCCAATATACTCAACCACTGCTTCCATCTCCCTGCCCCTGGTCTGTTCTGcttgtgtctacctgtctgtctctgtgtccaggtGTGTCCAGGGAGGAACCACAGCCATCCCCGGAGCCTTTGGCTGTGGTAAAACTgtcatctcccagtccctgtctaaGTACTCCAACAGTGACGTCATCGTCTACGTAGGCTGCGGGGAGCGCGGGAACGAGATGTCAGAAGTATTGCGAGATTTCCCCGAGGTTGGTGGTGTTATGTTATTGGATTATCACGATCATCACTATTACCCTTAGCCTGTTTCCAATTGGATGTAAGGATGATTGACAGTGTGTCTGTCCAATAGCTGACCATGGAGGTGGATGGGAAGACTGAGAGCATCATGAAGAGAACAGCGCTGGTGGCCAACACCTCCAACATGCCTGTGGCTGCCAGAGAGGCCTCTATCTACACAGGTAAGAACCCATCACAGGGCCCAGAACACAACACGGCACACCTCCCAGCCAATAGCAGGCCTGAGAACACAACATGGAGCACACCCCCTAACCAATCACCTACTTATCTGCTGTGTGTACCTGTAGGGAT
This region of Salvelinus alpinus chromosome 8, SLU_Salpinus.1, whole genome shotgun sequence genomic DNA includes:
- the atp6v1ab gene encoding V-type proton ATPase catalytic subunit A; this translates as MDLSKLPKIRDEEKESEFGYVHGVSGPVVTATAMAGAAMYELVRVGHSELVGEIIRLEGDMATIQVYEETSGVSVGDPVLRTGKPLSVELGPGIMGSIFDGIQRPLKDINDLTQSIYIPRGVNIGALNRDLKWEFSPVKSLRVGSHITGGDIYGMVFENSLIKHKIMLPPRNRGTVTYVAPPGNYDVSDVVLELEFEGMKEKFTMVQVWPVRQIRPVTEKLPANHPLLTGQRVLDALFPCVQGGTTAIPGAFGCGKTVISQSLSKYSNSDVIVYVGCGERGNEMSEVLRDFPELTMEVDGKTESIMKRTALVANTSNMPVAAREASIYTGITLSEYFRDMGYNVSMMADSTSRWAEALREISGRLAEMPADSGYPAYLGARLASFYERAGRVKCLGNPEREGSVSIVGAVSPPGGDFSDPVTSATLGIVQVFWGLDKKLAQRKHFPSVNWLISYSKYTRALDEYYDKHFPEFVPLRTKAKEILQEEEDLAEIVQLVGKASLAETDKITLEVAKLLKDDFLQQNGYTPYDRFCPFYKTVGILSNIIAFYDMARHAVETTAQSDNKITWSMIREHLGEILYRLSSMKFKDPVKEGETKIKADYAQLLEDMQNSFRSLED